From the genome of Vicia villosa cultivar HV-30 ecotype Madison, WI linkage group LG2, Vvil1.0, whole genome shotgun sequence, one region includes:
- the LOC131652170 gene encoding pentatricopeptide repeat-containing protein At3g50420, with product MNKLCFCITDTLLLQKCSITTSLREARQLHALLLTTSNTFGSKSAFLYNNIISMYSRCGSLKDSHQVFDKMPHRTLVSYNALLAAYSRVSEHSMYAINLYTQMENMGLRPSSLTFTSLLQASSLHGDLWVGLLLHAKSLKFGFLNDICVQTSLLNMYSSCMDLSSAESVFWDMNERDDVAWNSLIVGYLKNDKIKEGVYLFIEMMRVGFTPTVYTFCMVLNACSRMKDYFCGRLVHARVIVGNVSPDLHLHNALVDMYCNVGDTQMAYEIFSRMENWDLVSWNSMIAGYSDNEDGEKAMNLFVQLKELCFPKPDDYTYAAIISATGAFPCFSFGKPLHAQIIKAGFERSVFVGSTLVSMYFKNQETEAAQRVFYSIPGKDPVLWTEMIAGYSKMTDGMSAIRCFSEMYHEAHETDGYVLSGVLSVCADLAILRQGEIIHCYAFKLGYNVEMSVSGSLIDMYAKNGSLEAAYLVFSQVSRPDLKCWNSMLGGYSHHGMVDEALKLFEEITKHGLVPDQVTFLSLLSACSHSRLAEQGKLLWNYMNNIGLVPGPKHYSCMVTLLSRAALLEEAEEIINESPYFEDNIDLWRTLLSACVINKNLKVGVHAAEEVMRLNAEDGPTLVLLSNLYAAAGRWDEVAKIRRKMRGLMVEKDPGLSWIEAKNDIHVFSSGDQSHPKVDQVQAELHRLKGNMIRTENDNSEAQAI from the coding sequence ATGAACAAGCTATGTTTTTGTATCACGGATACTCTTCTGCTGCAAAAGTGCAGCATCACAACTTCACTACGCGAGGCGCGTCAACTCCACGCCCTCCTCTTAACTACCTCCAATACATTTGGCTCCAAATCTGCGTTTCTATACAACAACATCATCTCCATGTATTCACGCTGCGGTTCACTCAAAGACTCCCACCAAGTGTTCGACAAAATGCCTCATAGAACTCTTGTTTCTTACAATGCACTTCTTGCAGCATATTCTCGAGTATCAGAGCATTCCATGTATGCCATTAACTTGTATACGCAGATGGAAAATATGGGTCTTAGGCCTTCCAGCTTGACTTTTACTAGCTTACTTCAAGCATCTTCATTGCATGGAGATTTATGGGTTGGATTGTTACTTCATGCCAAGAGCTTGAAGTTTGGTTTTTTGAATGATATTTGTGTCCAAACTTCTTTGCTTAATATGTACTCAAGTTGCATGGATTTGAGTTCTGCTGAATCTGTTTTTTGGGATATGAATGAAAGAGATGATGTTGCTTGGAATTCTTTGATTGTTGGATATTTGAAGAATGATAAGATCAAGGAAGGTGTTTATCTATTTATTGAAATGATGAGGGTTGGTTTTACGCCGACTGTATACACGTTTTGTATGGTTTTGAATGCTTGTAGTCGTATGAAAGATTATTTTTGTGGGAGATTGGTTCACGCACGTGTAATTGTAGGGAATGTGTCGCCGGATTTACATCTGCATAATGCGCTGGTTGACATGTACTGCAATGTTGGTGATACACAGATGGCTTATGAAATTTTTAGTAGAATGGAAAACTGGGATTTAGTTTCATGGAATTCTATGATTGCTGGGTATTCTGATAATGAGGATGGAGAGAAGGCAATGAATTTGTTTGTCCAGTTGAAGGAATTGTGCTTTCCCAAACCAGATGACTATACTTATGCTGCCATTATATCTGCAACCGGTGCATTCCCGTGTTTCAGTTTTGGAAAACCTCTTCATGCTCAGATTATTAAAGCAGGATTCGAGAGAAGTGTGTTTGTGGGAAGCACTCTAGTATCGATGTATTTCAAAAATCAAGAAACGGAAGCTGCTCAGCGTGTCTTTTATTCAATCCCAGGAAAGGATCCTGTTCTCTGGACTGAAATGATCGCTGGCTATTCTAAAATGACTGACGGAATGAGTGCAATTAGATGCTTTTCTGAAATGTATCATGAAGCCCATGAGACTGATGGCTATGTTCTCAGTGGAGTTTTGAGTGTCTGTGCAGACCTTGCAATTTTAAGACAAGGTGAAATAATTCATTGCTATGCTTTCAAATTGGGCTATAATGTTGAAATGTCTGTATCTGGGAGTCTAATTGATATGTATGCTAAAAACGGTAGCCTTGAAGCTGCATATTTGGTATTTTCTCAAGTTTCACGTCCCGATTTGAAGTGTTGGAACTCAATGCTTGGAGGATATAGTCACCATGGAATGGTGGATGAGGCATTGAAACTTTTCGAGGAGATTACTAAACATGGTCTAGTTCCAGATCAAGTGACATTCTTGTCTCTATTGTCTGCATGCAGCCACAGTAGATTAGCTGAGCAAGGAAAGTTACTATGGAATTATATGAACAACATTGGTTTAGTTCCTGGGCCTAAGCACTACTCATGCATGGTAACATTGTTGAGTCGCGCGGCGTTATTGGAAGAAGCGGAAGAAATCATCAACGAATCACCTTATTTTGAAGACAATATTGATTTATGGAGAACTTTGCTAAGTGCTTGTgttataaacaaaaatttaaaagtggGAGTTCATGCAGCAGAGGAAGTTATGAGATTGAATGCAGAAGATGGTCCAACTCTTGTTTTGCTCTCTAATCTTTACGCTGCTGCAGGGAGATGGGATGAAGTTgctaaaataagaagaaaaatgaGAGGATTGATGGTAGAGAAAGATCCTGGGTTAAGCTGGATTGAGGCCAAGAATGACATTCATGTGTTCTCTTCTGGAGATCAATCACACCCTAAGGTTGATCAGGTACAGGCTGAATTGCATAGACTTAAAGGAAATATGATTAGAACAGAAAATGATAACAGTGAGGCACAGGCTATATAA